The following are encoded in a window of Paenibacillaceae bacterium GAS479 genomic DNA:
- a CDS encoding ABC-2 type transport system permease protein translates to MASAYVDLIRIRFLMMLAYRVNYYSGIIIYAINIGAYYFLWGAIYGSQTSLAGFTIGQMTTYVAVSWMARAFYFNNLDREISNEIRDGSVAIQMIRPYNYLVVKMMQGFGEGLFRFLLFMIPGMALACLLFPVRLPTDPATWAVYLVMLFFAFLINSQINILTGLAAFFVESSEGMMRLKRVAVDLFSGVIVPISFFPGWLGETMKWLPFQAITYLPSSVFTGRTPSHEIAGVLGIQLLWFAILLIPIALVWRAARRRLFVQGG, encoded by the coding sequence GTGGCTAGTGCTTATGTGGATCTGATCCGCATCCGCTTTTTGATGATGCTCGCTTATCGCGTTAATTATTACAGCGGCATCATTATTTATGCGATTAATATTGGAGCTTACTACTTTTTATGGGGAGCCATTTACGGAAGTCAGACCTCTCTGGCCGGTTTCACGATTGGGCAGATGACAACTTATGTCGCTGTGTCTTGGATGGCACGCGCTTTTTATTTCAACAATCTCGACCGAGAAATCAGCAATGAGATCCGCGATGGCAGTGTGGCGATCCAAATGATTCGTCCCTACAACTATCTTGTGGTCAAAATGATGCAGGGCTTCGGGGAAGGACTATTCCGTTTCCTCCTCTTTATGATTCCCGGCATGGCATTGGCCTGTCTGCTGTTCCCGGTGCGTCTGCCAACCGACCCCGCTACTTGGGCGGTATATCTTGTCATGCTGTTCTTTGCTTTCCTGATCAACTCGCAGATCAATATTTTGACGGGATTGGCTGCCTTTTTCGTCGAGAGCAGCGAGGGTATGATGAGGCTGAAACGCGTGGCGGTTGATTTGTTCTCCGGCGTTATCGTACCGATCAGCTTTTTCCCAGGCTGGTTGGGTGAAACGATGAAATGGCTGCCGTTCCAGGCGATTACGTACTTGCCAAGCTCTGTGTTCACCGGACGTACCCCGTCTCATGAGATTGCCGGCGTGCTCGGAATTCAATTGCTCTGGTTTGCCATTCTGCTGATTCCGATTGCGCTGGTGTGGCGCGCGGCGCGGCGCCGGTTGTTCGTACAGGGAGGATAA
- a CDS encoding glycerophosphoryl diester phosphodiesterase produces MREGRRVRSKHSNSVTKKYFILLLAGMLLAIPAQASAAAALALTENVEKPSRSKSIPSPKSLPSAVSFISQNSGVIRVAAAPIGPARPLVIAHRGASTTAPENTFAAFDHAVQNGADYIELDVQLSRDGVPFVLHDSTLDRTTNGQGVASHRTISELRGLDAGSWHSNKFKGERIPMLDEVLRRYGGQVGLLLELKDPQLQPGLERAVADALTRHNLTGEERLESSASNPAWRKAPVIVQSFGLPALRRFNDLLPSVPLCVIISRVEELEETRLHEMADFATYTNIRMKLAEPRYVRRIHSSGMAVMVWTIDRRRDAVKAVAAGADGIVTDDPHHFREWIKKSPSSTTSPSGTAPPSR; encoded by the coding sequence ATGAGAGAAGGACGGCGAGTTAGGAGCAAACACAGCAATTCCGTGACCAAAAAATACTTTATTTTGCTGCTGGCAGGGATGCTGCTGGCCATTCCTGCTCAGGCAAGTGCGGCTGCAGCGCTGGCTCTAACCGAAAATGTGGAAAAGCCATCCCGGTCTAAAAGCATACCCTCGCCAAAGAGCCTACCGTCAGCAGTCTCATTCATCTCCCAAAATTCCGGAGTGATCCGTGTTGCGGCGGCTCCCATCGGACCTGCCAGGCCGCTTGTCATTGCGCATCGAGGGGCTTCAACTACAGCTCCCGAAAATACATTTGCCGCTTTTGATCACGCAGTGCAGAACGGGGCGGACTACATTGAGCTGGATGTCCAGCTTTCGCGTGATGGGGTTCCTTTTGTGCTGCATGATTCGACGCTTGATCGGACGACGAATGGACAAGGCGTTGCGTCACATCGGACGATATCCGAGCTCAGAGGACTCGACGCTGGTTCCTGGCATTCGAATAAATTCAAAGGCGAGCGCATCCCGATGCTCGACGAGGTGCTTCGCCGCTATGGAGGGCAGGTCGGCTTGCTGCTGGAGCTCAAGGACCCACAGCTGCAGCCGGGCTTGGAGCGGGCAGTGGCCGATGCGTTAACACGTCATAACTTGACCGGCGAGGAGAGGCTGGAGTCTTCCGCGTCCAACCCGGCATGGCGTAAAGCTCCCGTCATTGTGCAGTCGTTTGGCCTTCCGGCGCTGCGGCGATTCAATGACTTACTGCCGTCTGTGCCGCTATGCGTCATTATTTCCCGGGTGGAAGAGCTGGAGGAGACGCGTCTGCATGAGATGGCCGACTTTGCGACCTATACCAATATCCGCATGAAGCTGGCTGAGCCGCGCTATGTTCGCCGCATCCATAGCAGTGGCATGGCCGTTATGGTGTGGACGATAGACCGGAGGAGGGACGCCGTCAAGGCCGTTGCCGCAGGCGCGGATGGCATTGTGACGGATGATCCCCATCATTTTCGCGAGTGGATCAAAAAATCACCTTCCAGCACAACCTCCCCCTCGGGAACAGCTCCTCCTTCGAGATGA
- a CDS encoding Uncharacterized conserved protein, DUF58 family, contains vWF domain has translation MKAAGKMGQAAGTGGVVGSRALGGNGVGGAAAGTIAGRAAVGGSKGKSGGKLRAGDTAGLPRTRRTALILLAALLGAALVAVLLRGTALDWFLAGLPAAVLAMACLPKLWAAAGGLSVERVLEPGSKDGELSVRLIFHGRWIPPLLLVQVREQLDNLSAAERKPLVLTRWLLPWLSKEWTAHYRVSGLGRGVYQFAPATIVVTDPLGLACGMLKLAAPGSFTVLPQPEEAGVFRALSVSEKNASEPGGFAGDGGGKSAGRGGAGPLNRVYREGDSLRRIDWRLAAKGRGLHTRLDEHGASPVMLMLLDLDPRSYRETGADGLLDACAGLAARALKDAGANGCTVRLQAGAEAEVKVAPGDSRAARNAALLLARAVPAPGSGAAEALERLMLGKQLPPGSRIVILTPGWDIKLWEQLAELSRAARCGLELHVPIKSTLPLQARREREQWAKGAGVSLAWFPFDASRRQGWRGRLSVREEDGHGWQAWR, from the coding sequence ATGAAGGCGGCGGGCAAGATGGGGCAAGCTGCTGGTACTGGAGGAGTCGTTGGTAGCCGAGCTTTAGGAGGAAACGGTGTCGGTGGAGCCGCTGCTGGGACTATTGCTGGAAGAGCCGCTGTCGGCGGTTCCAAAGGAAAGAGCGGCGGAAAGCTGAGGGCTGGCGATACAGCTGGGCTGCCTCGGACAAGACGGACTGCACTTATATTGCTTGCTGCGCTGCTCGGTGCGGCATTGGTCGCTGTCCTCCTGAGAGGAACAGCGCTCGATTGGTTTTTGGCCGGACTGCCGGCAGCTGTGCTGGCAATGGCGTGTTTGCCTAAGCTATGGGCGGCTGCTGGCGGGCTGAGCGTGGAGCGCGTCCTTGAGCCGGGCAGTAAGGACGGAGAGCTGTCGGTGCGGCTAATTTTTCATGGCCGCTGGATACCGCCACTACTACTTGTCCAGGTTAGGGAACAACTGGACAACCTTTCTGCCGCAGAGCGGAAACCGCTTGTTCTGACTCGCTGGCTGCTGCCGTGGCTGAGTAAGGAATGGACGGCTCATTATCGGGTCAGCGGCTTAGGACGCGGAGTTTATCAATTCGCTCCGGCGACGATAGTTGTTACGGACCCGCTCGGACTCGCATGCGGCATGTTGAAACTTGCTGCGCCGGGAAGCTTCACCGTACTGCCTCAGCCGGAGGAGGCCGGGGTGTTCCGGGCATTGTCCGTGTCTGAAAAGAATGCTTCGGAGCCGGGTGGCTTTGCCGGTGATGGGGGCGGCAAATCGGCTGGTCGCGGCGGAGCGGGGCCGCTTAATCGTGTTTATCGCGAAGGCGATTCGCTCCGGCGGATCGACTGGCGGCTGGCGGCGAAGGGCAGAGGACTGCACACGCGGCTGGATGAACATGGGGCATCGCCGGTTATGCTGATGCTGCTTGATTTGGATCCGCGCAGTTATAGGGAGACGGGAGCGGATGGCCTGCTGGATGCCTGCGCCGGACTTGCGGCCCGAGCACTGAAGGATGCTGGAGCCAACGGTTGTACTGTGAGATTGCAAGCTGGTGCGGAAGCAGAAGTTAAAGTTGCGCCGGGAGACAGCCGGGCTGCGCGGAATGCGGCTTTGCTGCTGGCCCGGGCAGTGCCAGCTCCCGGATCTGGTGCTGCGGAGGCACTTGAGCGATTGATGCTTGGAAAACAGTTGCCCCCTGGCAGCCGCATCGTTATTTTAACTCCAGGATGGGACATTAAGCTGTGGGAGCAACTGGCGGAACTCTCGCGTGCAGCTCGCTGTGGATTGGAACTGCATGTTCCCATTAAGAGCACGCTGCCCCTTCAAGCAAGGCGTGAGCGTGAGCAGTGGGCTAAGGGAGCGGGGGTATCCTTGGCTTGGTTTCCTTTCGATGCCAGCAGACGCCAGGGATGGAGGGGAAGGCTAAGCGTAAGGGAGGAGGATGGACATGGCTGGCAGGCATGGAGATGA
- a CDS encoding Peptidoglycan/xylan/chitin deacetylase, PgdA/CDA1 family, whose translation MARMNKLLHLIALGAAICIGWIGIGGEGVGRERLHQLAAPPTALAASAAQVRSIGEPELLDALKQAAVLAAEKKSENPGLQAEGLQEDSSVGNGDGAVGVKPDIGGDETKGTGANTGGNGVAGVSQGKDRNGTAGTVESKAGNAAQLVSSKSEEKKPSAGDKTVYLTFDDGPSVHTSDVLDILRKYGVKATFFMVGQNVKGQSKLVKRVQEEGHAIGNHSYNHVYKDIYSSFAGYARQTLLTEQALLNAGVATNLVRAPGGTFTNFDAGYFKAMKAAGYTMVDWNVDSGDSRRVGVPAKEIIAGATSVPLKREMTVLIHDGTGHAESVKALPAIIEFYKARGYRFAVITSKVESPVFPVAKKLKWKREAPQPAEVTAFAEKSNKLRSSQAWLAAASNGVGEGAVVPASGKGGETANPANPANPANPANPANPVKPKTYGTLQADLLLHSGYGEVRIGYGEYFVVDGMLTVPVRRTVEALGGGVIWNAPEGTASIIGYSGIGSLNRDTAFLNREGRLYAPLSEVLELMEDSLTRIEVSPGLVEAWLGSDTAA comes from the coding sequence ATGGCTAGAATGAACAAACTGCTGCATCTGATCGCATTAGGAGCGGCGATCTGTATCGGGTGGATCGGCATCGGAGGAGAAGGAGTGGGACGCGAAAGGCTGCATCAGTTGGCAGCCCCGCCAACAGCGCTGGCGGCCTCGGCCGCTCAGGTCCGAAGCATCGGCGAGCCGGAACTGCTTGACGCTTTGAAGCAGGCGGCTGTTTTGGCTGCGGAAAAAAAATCGGAGAATCCGGGCTTGCAGGCTGAGGGTCTGCAAGAGGATTCCTCTGTCGGCAACGGGGATGGAGCTGTAGGAGTTAAGCCGGACATAGGCGGAGACGAGACCAAGGGGACCGGAGCGAACACGGGCGGGAATGGAGTCGCTGGAGTCTCACAGGGCAAGGACCGGAATGGAACCGCTGGAACCGTAGAGAGTAAAGCGGGAAATGCCGCCCAGCTTGTTTCAAGCAAGTCAGAGGAGAAGAAACCTTCCGCCGGGGACAAAACGGTCTATCTCACCTTTGACGACGGACCGAGTGTACATACCAGCGATGTGCTGGATATTTTGCGAAAATACGGGGTCAAGGCGACCTTTTTCATGGTGGGACAGAATGTGAAGGGACAGTCGAAACTGGTTAAACGAGTGCAGGAGGAAGGTCATGCAATCGGCAACCATTCCTATAATCATGTTTACAAGGATATTTACAGCAGCTTCGCTGGTTATGCGCGCCAGACACTGCTCACCGAGCAAGCACTGCTAAACGCCGGAGTTGCGACGAATCTGGTACGGGCTCCAGGAGGAACGTTCACTAACTTTGATGCTGGGTATTTTAAAGCGATGAAGGCAGCGGGCTACACGATGGTGGATTGGAATGTGGACAGCGGGGATTCCCGGCGAGTCGGCGTACCAGCCAAGGAAATAATAGCAGGTGCAACATCGGTTCCGCTCAAGCGGGAGATGACGGTGTTGATTCATGATGGGACAGGACATGCGGAATCCGTTAAGGCTTTGCCGGCTATTATTGAATTTTATAAGGCTAGAGGGTACCGTTTCGCTGTTATAACCTCGAAGGTTGAGTCTCCTGTTTTTCCAGTCGCGAAGAAACTGAAATGGAAACGTGAAGCGCCGCAGCCTGCGGAAGTGACTGCATTTGCAGAGAAAAGCAACAAGCTGCGCAGTAGTCAGGCTTGGCTGGCGGCGGCAAGCAACGGAGTCGGGGAAGGTGCTGTCGTACCAGCCAGCGGAAAGGGCGGAGAGACGGCAAACCCGGCAAACCCGGCAAACCCGGCAAACCCGGCAAACCCGGCAAACCCGGTCAAACCCAAAACATATGGAACGCTTCAGGCGGATTTGCTGCTTCATTCCGGCTATGGAGAAGTACGGATCGGTTACGGTGAATACTTTGTTGTGGACGGCATGCTGACGGTGCCGGTACGACGCACGGTAGAGGCGCTGGGCGGTGGGGTGATCTGGAACGCGCCGGAAGGAACAGCTTCGATCATTGGATATTCCGGAATCGGCAGCTTGAATCGGGATACGGCTTTCCTCAATAGGGAAGGTAGATTGTACGCTCCGCTTAGTGAGGTGTTGGAGCTGATGGAAGATTCTCTCACCCGGATTGAGGTTTCGCCAGGTTTGGTGGAGGCATGGCTTGGCAGTGATACTGCTGCTTAG
- a CDS encoding peroxiredoxin Q/BCP: MSNLAMGEPAPDFTLPAAGAEEPQVSLSDYRGSKVILYFYPKNNTTACTQESCDFRDMEPSFRGSGTVVLGISPDGVKSHGNFRAKHELPFTLLSDQEHEVAELYGVWQLKKLYGREYMGVVRSTFLIDEEGRLIKEWRGLKVKGHVAEVLASLG; the protein is encoded by the coding sequence ATGTCGAATCTCGCAATGGGCGAGCCCGCTCCAGATTTTACGCTGCCCGCAGCGGGGGCGGAGGAGCCTCAAGTATCACTCTCCGATTACCGGGGAAGCAAAGTTATTCTCTATTTTTATCCTAAAAACAACACGACTGCCTGCACGCAGGAATCCTGTGATTTCCGCGACATGGAACCGAGCTTCCGCGGCTCGGGAACGGTCGTGCTGGGGATTAGCCCTGATGGCGTCAAATCGCATGGCAACTTCCGCGCCAAGCATGAATTGCCGTTCACACTGCTGTCGGATCAGGAGCATGAAGTAGCTGAATTATACGGCGTCTGGCAGCTCAAAAAGCTATACGGACGGGAGTATATGGGCGTTGTCCGTTCAACCTTCCTGATTGATGAAGAGGGACGCCTTATCAAGGAGTGGCGCGGCCTCAAGGTAAAGGGGCATGTGGCTGAGGTGCTGGCAAGCCTGGGGTGA
- a CDS encoding ABC-2 type transport system permease protein, with translation MNIRFYLSLFWDYFKNYAKTKLTYRADFWIEVLADLSFQAVNLIFILIVFQHTPTLGGWSEAEVIFVYGFFMVPFGIFSTFFNLWNFSDRYITKGEMDRVLTRPAHNWFQVTLENMDPPSLIGSLGGVIIMISCWIQLGLPLGFWDIPVMILLILGAVLVYGGIYTALTAIAFYSDAPTGILPLMYNIQNYGRYPINIYNKFIRFVLTWLIPFAFVGVIPASYFLGDHGDGLAELALLTPVMGIVFMTFGMLVWNHGVKRYRGAGS, from the coding sequence ATGAATATTCGTTTCTATTTGTCCCTTTTTTGGGATTATTTCAAGAACTACGCAAAAACAAAGCTGACCTATCGAGCCGATTTCTGGATCGAGGTTTTGGCAGATCTTAGCTTCCAGGCGGTCAACCTGATCTTTATCCTGATCGTCTTTCAACACACACCGACGCTCGGCGGCTGGAGCGAGGCGGAAGTCATTTTCGTTTATGGCTTTTTCATGGTGCCGTTCGGTATTTTCTCTACGTTTTTCAACCTGTGGAATTTCAGCGACCGCTACATTACAAAAGGCGAAATGGACCGCGTCCTGACGCGCCCGGCGCATAACTGGTTCCAGGTAACGCTGGAAAATATGGACCCGCCTTCCCTAATTGGCTCCCTCGGGGGCGTCATCATTATGATCTCCTGCTGGATACAGCTCGGGCTGCCGCTGGGGTTCTGGGATATTCCGGTGATGATCTTGCTTATCCTAGGTGCCGTACTTGTGTACGGCGGCATTTATACGGCGCTGACGGCGATCGCTTTTTATTCCGATGCTCCGACCGGTATTCTGCCACTGATGTACAACATTCAGAACTACGGTCGATATCCGATCAACATCTACAACAAGTTCATCCGTTTCGTGCTGACCTGGCTCATTCCATTTGCCTTTGTGGGAGTTATTCCCGCGTCGTATTTCCTAGGGGATCATGGTGACGGACTGGCCGAGCTGGCACTGTTGACACCTGTAATGGGCATTGTGTTCATGACGTTCGGGATGCTTGTATGGAATCATGGTGTCAAAAGGTACCGGGGCGCTGGCTCTTAG
- a CDS encoding ABC-2 type transport system ATP-binding protein, with the protein MSNTPAIEVRDLRKQFSVQKNREGLSGALKDLFKREYREITAVKDISFEIPQGEICGYIGENGAGKSTTIKMLTGILVPTAGHLRVNGFIPHKDREKFVGGIGVVFGQRSQLWWDIAVTESFQLLRKIYRVSEADYRKRLDELVERLQLGDLLNRPVRKLSLGQRMRCEVVASLLHNPSILFLDEPTIGLDIVVKTEIRDFLKTLNREQGTTILLTTHDLQDIEALCTRVIMLDDGRIIYDGGLDELKSRWSRGREITFQFGERVKPQQLAELTAGLPGVTWRADSDVTAAMWLPNEVKVADALARVVGESRLDIRDMQIIETNTDDIVREIYQSGDAASPGKTRAAELAVESEAEAKAEEAATLANGSVKLDEGVEATTENEEAGAATSSGNTVQETEAITAGPTQPAGRDALDLPDLEGRDSLTDSDAQVPDAADGDAAQTAGEEKVRPQGKEPIRRG; encoded by the coding sequence ATGAGCAACACGCCGGCTATAGAAGTGCGCGATCTGCGCAAGCAGTTCAGTGTACAGAAGAATAGAGAGGGGCTTTCCGGTGCCCTCAAGGATTTATTCAAGCGCGAATATCGCGAAATTACCGCAGTCAAAGATATTTCTTTTGAAATTCCCCAAGGGGAAATTTGCGGATATATCGGAGAGAATGGAGCTGGAAAATCCACCACGATCAAAATGCTGACGGGCATTCTCGTTCCAACAGCTGGACATTTAAGGGTGAACGGCTTCATTCCCCACAAGGATCGGGAGAAATTTGTCGGCGGCATCGGGGTCGTGTTTGGCCAACGGTCGCAGCTTTGGTGGGATATTGCCGTAACGGAATCTTTCCAACTGCTTCGTAAGATTTACCGCGTGTCGGAAGCAGATTATCGCAAAAGACTGGATGAGTTGGTCGAGCGCCTGCAATTGGGCGATCTGCTCAATCGTCCTGTGCGCAAGCTGAGTCTGGGCCAGCGCATGCGCTGTGAGGTTGTAGCCAGCCTGTTGCATAATCCATCGATTCTGTTCCTTGACGAGCCGACAATCGGCCTTGATATTGTGGTCAAAACCGAGATCCGCGACTTCCTCAAGACGCTGAATCGTGAGCAAGGAACGACCATTTTGCTGACGACTCATGACCTGCAGGATATCGAAGCTCTTTGCACAAGAGTAATCATGCTGGATGACGGGCGCATCATCTACGACGGAGGTCTAGATGAGCTCAAAAGCCGCTGGAGCCGCGGTCGCGAGATCACATTCCAGTTCGGCGAGCGCGTCAAGCCGCAGCAGTTGGCTGAGCTGACTGCGGGCTTGCCGGGCGTGACTTGGCGGGCGGACAGCGACGTCACTGCGGCGATGTGGCTGCCGAATGAAGTCAAAGTAGCTGACGCTTTGGCTCGTGTCGTAGGTGAATCCCGACTGGACATCCGCGATATGCAGATTATTGAGACCAATACGGACGACATTGTCCGCGAAATTTACCAGTCCGGGGATGCAGCATCACCGGGCAAGACGCGCGCAGCCGAGCTGGCTGTCGAAAGCGAGGCTGAAGCTAAAGCCGAAGAAGCGGCGACGCTCGCTAACGGTAGTGTGAAGCTGGACGAAGGCGTAGAGGCGACAACCGAAAATGAGGAAGCTGGAGCTGCCACTTCTTCAGGCAACACAGTTCAGGAGACTGAAGCAATTACAGCTGGACCAACACAGCCAGCTGGACGCGATGCGCTGGATCTCCCTGATCTGGAGGGCAGGGACAGCTTGACCGACTCGGACGCACAAGTGCCGGACGCCGCCGACGGAGACGCTGCTCAAACTGCCGGGGAAGAAAAAGTCCGCCCGCAAGGGAAGGAGCCGATTCGCCGTGGCTAG
- a CDS encoding transcriptional attenuator, LytR family, producing MESRKDRHQPSGKPKPAETKPPKSKKRRTWLWALFATVLLMAALIAFFIIDNYNALNGLEKNPNDSIFDQFENNQALEKPPEWEGKERVNILFMGGDGRGKKTTKEPARSDSMMIVSIDPVTKKAHLFSLLRDTWVDIPGKGSGRANEAIVLGGYKLSMQMMSELTGLEIQYYVYTEFEGFKSLVDAIGGINIDVEKDMRYTDNADKNRYDINLKKGYQELNGDQALQYVRFRHDATSDFTRTERQRKFLSAVADKMQNLGNIAQLSTIIRSVSPFIETNLSADDMIRLGQLGFGLQNAGTAQLPPSKLLADEKIGGASVLAITDEDELREYVQEVLTENQNAPAGAENNSSNNSANNASP from the coding sequence ATGGAAAGCAGAAAAGACCGGCATCAGCCGTCTGGCAAGCCTAAACCTGCCGAGACTAAGCCGCCAAAAAGCAAAAAACGCCGCACCTGGCTATGGGCTCTATTCGCCACAGTGCTCCTAATGGCGGCATTGATCGCCTTTTTTATTATTGACAACTACAACGCTTTGAATGGGCTTGAAAAGAATCCGAATGACTCCATTTTCGACCAATTCGAGAACAATCAGGCGTTGGAGAAACCTCCCGAATGGGAAGGTAAAGAACGGGTCAACATTCTGTTCATGGGCGGAGACGGCAGAGGCAAAAAAACGACCAAGGAACCGGCTCGTTCCGATTCCATGATGATCGTGTCGATTGATCCTGTCACCAAGAAAGCTCATCTGTTCTCGCTGCTGCGCGACACTTGGGTCGACATCCCAGGTAAAGGCAGCGGCCGCGCCAATGAAGCGATTGTACTCGGCGGCTATAAGCTGAGTATGCAGATGATGAGCGAGCTTACGGGCTTAGAGATCCAATATTATGTTTACACGGAATTCGAGGGCTTCAAATCACTTGTCGACGCGATTGGCGGCATTAACATCGATGTTGAGAAGGATATGCGATACACCGACAACGCCGACAAAAACCGTTACGACATTAATCTCAAAAAAGGCTATCAGGAGCTAAATGGCGATCAGGCGCTGCAATATGTACGCTTCCGTCATGACGCAACGAGCGACTTTACACGCACAGAGCGTCAACGTAAATTCCTGAGCGCCGTTGCAGATAAAATGCAGAACCTTGGCAATATCGCCCAGCTCAGCACGATAATCCGCAGCGTCAGCCCATTCATCGAAACGAATCTTTCGGCAGATGACATGATCCGGCTCGGCCAGCTCGGTTTCGGGCTGCAAAATGCAGGCACAGCTCAGCTTCCACCGAGCAAGCTGCTTGCTGACGAGAAGATTGGCGGAGCCTCGGTGCTGGCCATTACCGACGAGGACGAGCTGCGCGAATACGTGCAGGAAGTGCTCACAGAAAATCAAAATGCACCGGCTGGAGCCGAGAATAACAGCTCGAACAATAGCGCGAATAACGCCTCGCCTTGA
- a CDS encoding MoxR-like ATPase, whose amino-acid sequence MQNQPDQERETWGNLHESGRRYEQEGQTLGGASRLQEEWPEPRQALLARMAARSESVLLGKGEVIGLAMTAMLAGGHILLEDVPGVGKTLLARALARVLGGKFQRIQFTSDLLPADLTGSAVWDARKGEFIYREGPVMANVVLADEINRTSPRTQSALLEAMEERCVTVDGTTRKLASPWLLIATQNPLDSEGTFPLPEAQMDRFMMRLSIGYPEAREEIRMLEMMGAGEQQAPEQLRPVVSPRQWEVMAEESRSVHCSPELLAYMVRIVQATRSAPELELGASPRASRDWLRAAQATAYIAGRDYVRPADLKVVATSVLAHRLAARGAYGQPDRELAMRALARLLAETPLSVTGKAAAR is encoded by the coding sequence ATGCAAAACCAGCCGGATCAGGAGCGAGAGACGTGGGGGAATTTGCACGAATCGGGGCGTAGGTATGAGCAGGAAGGGCAAACGTTAGGGGGGGCATCTCGCTTGCAGGAGGAGTGGCCGGAGCCGCGGCAGGCGCTGCTGGCGCGAATGGCCGCTCGTTCGGAGAGCGTGCTGCTTGGAAAGGGAGAAGTCATCGGACTGGCGATGACGGCTATGTTGGCTGGTGGGCATATTTTGCTAGAGGATGTCCCCGGAGTGGGTAAAACGCTGCTCGCACGCGCCTTGGCGCGCGTACTGGGAGGCAAGTTCCAGCGAATCCAATTTACCTCCGATTTGCTGCCAGCGGATTTGACGGGATCGGCCGTGTGGGATGCCCGAAAAGGGGAGTTCATTTACCGTGAGGGACCGGTTATGGCCAATGTTGTGCTTGCGGACGAGATCAACCGCACCTCGCCTCGTACCCAATCCGCATTGCTGGAAGCGATGGAGGAGCGCTGCGTAACGGTGGACGGGACTACGCGGAAGCTTGCTTCTCCCTGGCTGCTTATAGCAACGCAAAACCCGCTGGACAGCGAGGGGACTTTTCCACTGCCGGAGGCGCAGATGGATCGATTCATGATGAGGCTGTCGATCGGCTATCCGGAAGCTCGCGAGGAAATTCGCATGCTGGAAATGATGGGTGCTGGCGAGCAGCAAGCACCGGAGCAGCTACGGCCGGTTGTCTCCCCCCGACAATGGGAAGTGATGGCGGAGGAAAGTCGCTCCGTACATTGCAGCCCGGAGCTGCTCGCCTATATGGTGCGCATCGTACAAGCGACGCGATCCGCTCCCGAGTTGGAGCTTGGCGCGAGCCCCCGCGCATCGCGGGATTGGCTGCGTGCTGCGCAAGCGACAGCTTATATCGCGGGCCGGGACTATGTGCGACCGGCAGACCTGAAAGTTGTCGCCACATCGGTGCTGGCGCATCGGCTAGCCGCCAGAGGAGCTTACGGGCAGCCGGATCGTGAGCTGGCAATGCGAGCTCTTGCGCGGCTGCTGGCGGAAACGCCGTTGTCCGTAACTGGAAAGGCGGCTGCAAGATGA